The genomic window GAACCGCTAGATTCTTTTTGTGCGATCCATTCTTTCGCATCGTTTGTACCAGTCGAAACTGCCACTTCAGCAGCAGGAGCTTGTTCAACAACTGGTGCTTGTTCGACTACTGGAGTTTGTTCCACTACAGGTGTTTCCACAACTGGAGTAGTTTCTTGAACAGGAGCAGCAGGAGCTTGAGTAGCTACAGGAGCTGTTTTTTGTTCGCCAGTAGGAATTGTTAGTTCTTGACCTGAAAAGATCAGGTGAATGTTTGAGATTGAGTTTGCTTCGGCAATTGTTTGGATCAAGGAGTTGTCACCAACGTATTTTTGAGAAATCGTTGATAAAGTATCACCTGATTGAACAGTGTAGGCTTCGTCTGCATGTGCAGAAGTACCCATAAATAAAGCAGCGCCGGCAGCCAAAGTTGTTCCAAAAAGAATTGTTTTAAGTGATTTCATGAAAGATCTCCTTCGTGTTTTAAAAAGTTATTTGATTAGCTGTTTCGCTAACGAGTAATACTTTAACACGCGATCATATTTCATAGGTGAAAGATACGTGACAGTTTGTGACAAAAGTGCATTTTATGTAACAAATGTATGTTTAAATAATGTGCGTTTTAATTAGAAAAAAATCATAAATGGATAATCATGCGCTTCTGACATTTGTTTTTTATTAGAAAGATTCAAAAATGAAAAAACGAAAAAGACGCAAATTATTTTTCACGAACCAAGAAAAAAGTGAATTTTTTATAAAATTCGTACAAAATGATACACTAAAAGATATAAGGAGGCGGTACTAATGGGTAAAATGTATAATAAAATAATGGTGGCAATTGATGGTTCAGCGAAAGCAGAGAAGGCTTTTGCTGAAGCTTTAGAGTTAGCGAGGGATAACCAGGCGGAGTTATTGATCGTTTCGATCATCAATAAAATTGAATTGACGCATAGCGCCTATGCATTCTCAAAAATCTATGCAGAAGAAAAGCAAAAAACGGAAGTAGAATTATTGAAGAGAATCAATGATGCAAAAGAATTTGGTATCGAAACGATCCATGCAATCGTCGAAACTGGTGATCCGAGAACATTGATCGCTACAGTATTGCCAAAACAAGAGTCGATCGATTTGATCGTGATGGGTGCAACTGGTAAAGGATCGATCCAACAAGCATTGGTAGGATCAACAGCTTCTTATGTAGTGACACATGCGCCATGTAATGTATTAGTAGTAAAATAAATAGTAAGAATGAAAGCTGCGTTGTTCAAATTCAACGTGGCTTTTTTAGTGTAAACAGCTAGATAGTTTACTTCGGATGTTTGTAAAGATAAAAGATCCATAAGATCAATAGAATCATTGAAACAATCAAACCAAATTCATGAGAGAGCAATTTTCGAGTGGACTCCCAATGCCGCAAGGAAAAGATCCTGTAAGAGAAATACGCTACAGGAAGAAGTGCAATCAAAACGGTAACCTTACGTTTGGTCCACTTTGTGTAGTAGATCGCTAAAGCTGTCATTAGAAAAAAAGGAACATAAAAGACTAATTGTCCCAAAGTGTCCATATTATATACGCCTCCAAGGAAATGAAATCCATAATTAAAAATAACATTTTGTATGTTTTTACACAAGGGTAGATGTTATAAAATTTCTTGATTTTATAAAAAAGTCGTTTTTTTGATTCTTAGTTCACTTATTGTTATAATCCTTTTAAGGAAAGGGTGTAATGTTTCATGGACCAAGTAATTTTAGAAGTAGATCTACATTTAGTGAATAATATCCGTATTTACTACTATATAGTTAGCAATAGTGTGGAACCGCGCGTTTTGATGAACAAAATCGATGGTATTTTGTCAAAAACGGATTTTCATCAATTTACAGATGGGGAAGAGAGTTACTACAGCATTCCGGTTGAAAAAGTGATTTATACAAAAGTGAATGTGCGCAAAGATCTAGACACGAAAGAAGTACATGCACCGATATTCACTGAATACTGAAAGAAGCTGGAGGTTATCTGAGATGAATCCCTATGAGCAAATGATCCAAGATTTAATTGATGGAAAAATCGATAAAATAGAGGTCAAGCGTGAGGAAGTCATGGCTTTTCGCGAGGCGTGGTTAAAGCTTGAAAATCGCAAGTTTGTGGTCGGTAAAGCCCAATTGAATGGCTCTGTGACTTATCACTATGACCCTACAAGACTATTTTGATAGTAGGATAGGGCAGAAGGATGCCTTTTTTGAACATCGACTTTTCGCAAAAAAAGTCAAAGAAACTCTAAAAAAACCTCAACAATCATTGATTGTTGAGGTTTTTTTTTAGCTTCTGTCGTGTGAACTTTAATCATGAGATAGCGACACAACTTTATTTGAATAGATTTTTAAATTTGTCAGTTATTCCTTGAAAGTCGACATTTTGCAAAAATTCTTGGACTTTTTCTTTATAAGGACCTAGTTGTTCTTTATGCTCTTCGAAAAATGTTTTGGCTTCAGTAAAATTTCCACTTTGGACCAGATCTTTGATTTTCTGAAGTATTTCTTCTTTATTCATAATGAAACACATCCTTTCTTTCTTATAATAATAGCAGAAATAAAAGAGATTTTGTAAAAATAACTTCTGTGCGAAAGTCTGATAAAAAACTCAATCCACAGACGGATGTTAGAAATTTACCCACAGGATATACTCAAAGAGTAAATAGGAGGTAGGAAAATGAAAATAATCAAAGTTTTAGTAAGTATTGCAGTATTTAGTGGTTTGGCGTTATTTGGTTTAAAGTTTTACACGCAAGGGGCAAGTGGAGAATTGCCAGCAGTGATTGATCAGTTAAATCCATTGGTCACAAAGGGAGAAGTTTATGTGAAAACAAAACAACCAGATGAAGTCAATTCATATGGTACAGCAAAATACATTCAAAAAGCAGTTGATGCGAATGGAAATGAACGTGAGATCGAGTTTAATGGTATCTCCGTTTTAAAAGAAGATCGTTACTTGAAACTAACAAATAAAGGCGCCCATGTTGAAACGTACGAAGAAGTTTCAAGAGAAGCGGTTCCTGAAAAAGTATTATCAGTTATTGGTTAATTATATTTTTATTATGTAAACTACGAAATAAAACGGCACCATACTCAAAAAAACAAGCCTAAGAATGATCGATTCGTTACGTAATCTTTCGTTCTTAGGCTTATTTTATTTTTCTTCGTTTTTCTCAATATTCAGTTTCAATTGGTCGATCCGCCGTTCGATTTTTTTGATCAATCCACTAGGTAAGCCGATGATTTCTGCTGATGCTAAGACAGAAGAAAGCAATTGATATTCAAGTGCTTCTGCATGGATTTTACGGTAGATAGTCGCTAGGCGCTCAATGTATTCAAAATGGGTATAACCAGTTTGAATGATCAAAAATTTTAACAAATCGATCGCTTTTTCATAGTCTTGCTCAGAATAATAAGCTAGTGCTTGCCGATATAGTTTGATTTCTAGTAAATCAAGGGAAGCAGGGCTGTATCGATTTGTCCATTCATTGACTGACACTTTTTTTTGGATGTTCCCTGAAGTATCACGGACGAAAATGATTGGGATCTCATTCGGATCAGCCTTTTTATGAATAAATCGTTCCACAGCATCTCACTCCTTCCATGCGTTGTTAGCTTGAGTATAAGCTATTTTTCTAGGAATTACTAGTTCTTTTCTAAAGTGAGCATTTGACCACCCATTGCTTCAAACACTTGCTCGAAGTCATCGATGGGTACCGCCCGATTTTTTTCACCGTAAGGATCGTTGACATAGATCGACTGCTCATCAAAGCCAGTGACGACACAGGCGTGGACTAATGGAGTGACTTGTACTTCACCGTTTGCAGTCGCCCAAGTCATGAAGTCATATTCTGTTGGCACTTGAAAGTCGATCGTGACAGAAGTCCAGACCGGTTTGCCATCTCTGAGCGCAGATTTGATATCTGCCAAACGAGCATCTGTTTGCGGTTCGGTATGGTAATCGGTTTGCACGATTTCTTGAGCTAATGTAGCGATAGGTGGCACATAGACGCCCATTGCCCAATCGCCACCCCAGATCTCACCGACGAAACCTTCGTTTGGATCGCCATGAGTACCATCCTCATTGAAAACTAGAACATAATTCAACTGTTCGGCTAATTGATTTTTTGTAGTTTCATAGCCATAGAAGCGTAACAACATCGATAATGCAGTCACTTCGCAACCGTTCTCCAGGGCAGGTTCATCGAACTGATTTTCAATTGGCACATCGAGAAGTACTTGTTTTTCTTCGCTTTTGATCGTTTGCTCAACTTTTTCAGCAGATGAGGATAACGATTTTTTATCTTCTATTTGTTTATGAGTAAAGTAAAAGACGCTTGAAATCAACACGAGTGCTGTCCCAACGAGTAAGAATCGTTTTTTACCTTTTTGTTTTGACATGGAATTCTCCCCCAGACTGTTTTCTATTATAATTGTTTTTCTGTAAAAAACTACTGTAAACTTTTTTGATGCGTATAAAAAAACGAAAATTATCCAAAAAAACTACTTTTTGACAGATTCAGCTGTTTAAATTTGTGAAAACGAAAACAGTACGCTATAATGCGGATAGATCAAATAAGTTTTTGATCAAATCATCACTAACGACACACACAGATAAATAATCGATGATTTTCTGTGGCAAACTGTTTGAGTAGTTTAGGAGGATTTTGATGACGGAAGAAATGATTAATTTAGGAGAACAATATTCATGTAGGCCCATTGGTTTTACCAAAGCAGTTGTTGGAGAAGTTGTTTCAAAAATGACAAATTGCGCCGTAGTCAAAGTTGCCCAATGCGCTATAGAAGATCAAGAATTATTAGAAGAAAAAGCTAGCATGGTAGTAGCTAAGTATGATACATTTGAATAAGAAGATCTGGACATGCAACATCGAATAAGTAATGTTGCAGGTCCTTTTAAGGTTATGAAAGAAGCGTTTAACACGTCCTATGACCGAAGTGTTGCTCCTTGAATACCGATTATCTAGGTCGTGAAAAAAGTGATCTGATCTTAGCATTGCAGGTCAACTTTTGGATCACCGATCGTTTAGTTAAAGAAGGGGACAGGATTTACCCCTTGGATTTTCTAAGAGTTGAAAATAGAGGTGTGGATCGATAAGATGGTTTCCTTTTTAGCAATAGTTCTTTTTCTATTTGTCATCGTCATGTGTTTATTTCTTTGGCTGGTGCGCCGAGAAATCGTGTATAAAACGGTGCGGAATCGCTGGGTCTATTTAGTTGTTCCTTTTCTAGCTATACTTGTTCTATGGTATACATTGGTTAGTCAACCAACTTTAGATGAGTTAGTGAAAGGGGTCTTAGCTTCGCTTGTCTTATTGAGTTTCTTACTAGACAGTCGAGGTCTGACAACAGAAGGGTTAGTACTGAATAGTTTTGACCGTCGAGGCGTGCCTTTTTCTGAAATAAATAAAATTGTTCTTTACCAACCGAAAGATTCGAAAGAAGTCAAAATGAATTTTTTCCGAAATGGTTGGCGTGGACCGTTATTGAAGTTTTCTGTTTCATTAGAAGAACTGATTCCTTTTTTAGCGAAGCATTTAAATGATGATGCAGAACTTGATATCATGATTGAGCATGAAGACGAATAAATACTAAAATGAAAAACAGCTCCCTATTTTAGAATAGGGAGCTGTTTTTTGTCATTGACGAACTATGCACCAAAGACACGGAAACGATCTGCATCGTTCATATATTCTTTTTCGCCAGCTGGAGATTCAGGTGAACCAAAGACTAATTGTGCACGCAATTTCCAGTTTGCAGGAATTGACCATTCGTTTGCTACAGCTTCATCGATTACTGGGTTGTAGTGTTGTAAGTTGGCGCCTAAGCCTTCTTCGCTTAATGCTACCCAAGTGTTTGCTGTTGCGATCCCATTTGATTGTTCTGACCAATCTGGGAAATTGTCTGCATACAATGCAAATTGTTCTTGCAAGTTTTTGATAATATCTGTGTCTTTAAAGAATAAGACAGTACCATAGCCTTTTTTAAAGCTTGCTAATTTGTTTTGTGTATTAGGGAAAGCTTCAGCAGGAGTCAATGGACGTAATGCTTCTTCTGTCATTTCCCATAATTTTTCGTGTGCATCGCCGAATAGGATCACAGCACGTGTTGATTGCGCATTGAAAGCAGTAGGGCTTTCTTTGATTGCTTCTTGGATCAAAGCAGTTAGTTCTTCATTTGATTGTGAAACGTTGCGTCCTAAATCATAAATCGAACGGCGGTTTTTTAAGCTATTTGTAAATTCAGTCATAAATCAGTTCTCCTTTAAATCGCTTTTCTGCGTTTTTTTCTTGATGACAAAATGAAGTATATCACCTTACAAAAAGTAAGTAAAATGAAATGCTCAAAAAAACTTTTTTAAATATAATAATTTTAGATATGATTTAAAGGCCTTGATATAAGACCGTTTACATGACGGATCTAGCGATATTTCTTAGAAGTTGCGAGAAACGAACTATATAATTATTAAAAATAACCTATGTTTTTTCTTATCGTTTTCCCATTGAAATTTTGTTGTATTTATAGAAAATAGGTATATATTTCTTAGATATATATTTTCACACGAATTTTCGGTAAATGTGTGTATTATTTTCTGAAAATTAAAAAGAATTGGGGTATGGAAAATGGAAAAACAAGACAAAGGGTTCTTCGGTCAGCCGAAGGGATTGTCTACATTGTTCTTTACAGAAATGTGGGAACGATTCAGCTATTATGGAATGCGCGCCTTACTGATCTACTATATGTACGATACAGTAGCGAATGGAGGTCTTGGCTTACCTCGAGCAACAGCCTTGTCGATCATGTCGATCTATGGTTCGTTGATCTACATGTCAAGTATCGTCGGCGGTTGGTTTTCTGACCGGGTGTTAGGAGCAAAACGGACTGTCTTTATTGGTGGGGTCTTCATCATGATTGGACATATCGTTCTAGCATTGCCGTTTGGTGTCTCAACTTTATTTATCTCGATGGCATTGATCATCATTGGTACCGCCTTTTTAAAACCGAATGTTTCTGGCATGGTTGGACATTTGTACACTAAAACCGATCTACGAAGAGATGCAGGATTTTCAATCTTTTATATGGGGGTCAATCTTGGGGCATTACTCGCACCGTTGATCGTCGGCACGATTGGGCAAGAGTATAACTATCATTTAGGGTTCTCATTAGCAGCGATTGGTATGTTCTTCGGATTGTTGCAGTATGTGATCCAAGGACGTAAGACGTTGGATGGTGTAGGGATGACAGCACCTAATCCATTGACACAACAAGAACGTAAAGGATTTATCCGCAATGTTGTGATCGCTTTGATCGTATTTGCCAT from Enterococcus sp. DIV1094 includes these protein-coding regions:
- a CDS encoding LysM peptidoglycan-binding domain-containing protein, whose amino-acid sequence is MKSLKTILFGTTLAAGAALFMGTSAHADEAYTVQSGDTLSTISQKYVGDNSLIQTIAEANSISNIHLIFSGQELTIPTGEQKTAPVATQAPAAPVQETTPVVETPVVEQTPVVEQAPVVEQAPAAEVAVSTGTNDAKEWIAQKESSGSYTATNGRYIGRYQLDSSYLNGDYSAANQERVAEQYVASRYGSWDAAKAFWLANGWY
- a CDS encoding universal stress protein, yielding MGKMYNKIMVAIDGSAKAEKAFAEALELARDNQAELLIVSIINKIELTHSAYAFSKIYAEEKQKTEVELLKRINDAKEFGIETIHAIVETGDPRTLIATVLPKQESIDLIVMGATGKGSIQQALVGSTASYVVTHAPCNVLVVK
- a CDS encoding glucose uptake protein, producing MDTLGQLVFYVPFFLMTALAIYYTKWTKRKVTVLIALLPVAYFSYRIFSLRHWESTRKLLSHEFGLIVSMILLILWIFYLYKHPK
- a CDS encoding YxeA family protein, translated to MKIIKVLVSIAVFSGLALFGLKFYTQGASGELPAVIDQLNPLVTKGEVYVKTKQPDEVNSYGTAKYIQKAVDANGNEREIEFNGISVLKEDRYLKLTNKGAHVETYEEVSREAVPEKVLSVIG
- a CDS encoding C39 family peptidase, coding for MSKQKGKKRFLLVGTALVLISSVFYFTHKQIEDKKSLSSSAEKVEQTIKSEEKQVLLDVPIENQFDEPALENGCEVTALSMLLRFYGYETTKNQLAEQLNYVLVFNEDGTHGDPNEGFVGEIWGGDWAMGVYVPPIATLAQEIVQTDYHTEPQTDARLADIKSALRDGKPVWTSVTIDFQVPTEYDFMTWATANGEVQVTPLVHACVVTGFDEQSIYVNDPYGEKNRAVPIDDFEQVFEAMGGQMLTLEKN
- a CDS encoding nitroreductase family protein encodes the protein MTEFTNSLKNRRSIYDLGRNVSQSNEELTALIQEAIKESPTAFNAQSTRAVILFGDAHEKLWEMTEEALRPLTPAEAFPNTQNKLASFKKGYGTVLFFKDTDIIKNLQEQFALYADNFPDWSEQSNGIATANTWVALSEEGLGANLQHYNPVIDEAVANEWSIPANWKLRAQLVFGSPESPAGEKEYMNDADRFRVFGA